Proteins encoded in a region of the Campylobacter geochelonis genome:
- the mqnE gene encoding aminofutalosine synthase MqnE: MEILEKLKNRERLSYEDGLKLYELDLFTLGKFANKIREEINGKKVYFNVNRHINPTNLCADVCLFCAFSSHRKNEHAYTMSHEEIMNIVDDTVKRGTKEIHIVSAHNPNVTWQWYLDIFKMIKEKYPFLHVKAMTAAEVDFLRRKHGLSYEEILRTMVENGVDSMPGGGAEIFDEEVRKKVCNGKVKSDEWLEIHRIWHSMGKESNATMLFGHIEERCHRIDHILRIRAVQDEAIKNKKGGFNAFIPLVYQRNNNYLKIDKFLGSVEILKTMAISRLMLDNVAHIKAYWATSTINLAMVAQEFGCDDLDGTIEKESIQSSAGAASSHGTTMKDFIELIKTSGFIPVQRDSLYNEIEVY; this comes from the coding sequence ATGGAAATTTTAGAAAAACTTAAAAACCGCGAGAGGTTAAGCTATGAAGATGGGCTTAAGCTCTATGAGTTAGATCTTTTTACTCTTGGTAAATTTGCTAATAAAATAAGAGAAGAGATAAATGGAAAAAAGGTCTATTTTAATGTAAATCGCCACATAAATCCAACAAATTTATGTGCAGATGTCTGTTTGTTCTGTGCTTTTTCATCGCATAGAAAAAATGAGCATGCCTACACAATGAGCCATGAAGAGATTATGAATATAGTCGATGACACGGTAAAAAGAGGCACAAAAGAGATTCATATCGTATCGGCTCACAATCCAAATGTAACTTGGCAGTGGTATTTAGATATCTTTAAAATGATAAAAGAAAAATATCCATTTTTGCATGTTAAGGCGATGACGGCTGCGGAGGTTGATTTTTTGCGCCGAAAACATGGGCTTAGTTACGAAGAGATTTTACGCACTATGGTTGAAAATGGCGTGGATTCGATGCCAGGTGGCGGAGCTGAAATCTTTGATGAAGAGGTTAGAAAAAAAGTCTGTAATGGCAAGGTAAAAAGTGATGAATGGTTAGAAATTCACCGTATTTGGCACTCGATGGGAAAAGAGAGCAATGCTACTATGCTTTTTGGGCATATCGAAGAAAGGTGTCATAGGATAGATCACATCCTTAGAATTAGAGCCGTTCAAGATGAGGCTATAAAAAACAAAAAAGGTGGCTTTAACGCCTTTATCCCGCTTGTTTATCAAAGAAATAACAACTATCTTAAGATAGATAAATTTCTTGGCTCGGTTGAGATTTTAAAAACAATGGCGATTTCAAGGCTTATGCTTGATAATGTGGCTCACATCAAGGCTTATTGGGCGACTTCAACTATAAATTTAGCTATGGTAGCTCAAGAGTTTGGCTGTGATGATTTGGATGGAACGATAGAAAAAGAGTCCATTCAAAGTAGCGCTGGAGCGGCAAGCTCGCATGGAACAACGATGAAAGACTTTATAGAGTTGATTAAAACTTCTGGGTTTATACCTGTTCAAAGAGATAGTTTATATAATGAAATAGAGGTTTATTAA
- the glmS gene encoding glutamine--fructose-6-phosphate transaminase (isomerizing), which yields MCGIVGYIGTKEKKSVILGGLKELEYRGYDSAGLAVMTDNCGCGSDIAYFKAVGKLENLEKKTANFTSKGFGVAIGHTRWATHGKPTEINAHPHFGEYSFVTHNGIIENYKELKEYLEKQGVKFISQTDTEVVVHMFEYLNRSEKDPFIAFEKTIAKLVGSFAILIITKAAPDKIFFAKNAVPLIVGKSDEDEIIFSSSDAPLIGLAKEAIYLEDGMYGVAQMGEVKIYQQKKLITCTPQLLPADKSYAQKEGYRFFMEKEIYEQSQVASETLMGRIKYNKINLEEINSQIFDDIDEIVLCACGTSYHAALAASYLFERIAKIRAKVETASEFRYRDPVLNKNSLFVVISQSGETADTLEALKIAKNAGLKTLAICNVDNSSIVRLAGNVLLTRAGIEKGVASTKAFATQVLTLWMVVLYIAQIRKTIDEETLHSEIKALLHIPQVLNIPDGLHEKIHRMSKHYLHGHGFFFIGRDIFYPLALEGALKLKEISYLHAEGYASGEMKHGPIALVDEGLFTVALLPQNVLYEKTKSNVEEIAARDGYVLTLSPLEFELSDDFIKTSKQNHAMSEFFEMMVALQLLALEISIRLGNDVDMPRNLAKSVTVE from the coding sequence ATGTGCGGAATAGTCGGATATATAGGAACTAAAGAGAAAAAAAGCGTTATCTTAGGCGGTTTAAAAGAGCTAGAGTATAGAGGATATGATAGCGCTGGACTTGCTGTGATGACTGATAATTGCGGTTGCGGTAGCGATATAGCTTACTTTAAAGCTGTTGGAAAACTTGAAAATTTAGAAAAAAAGACTGCAAATTTTACAAGCAAAGGCTTTGGCGTAGCCATTGGACATACTAGATGGGCAACGCATGGAAAACCAACAGAAATCAACGCGCACCCGCATTTTGGTGAGTATAGCTTTGTAACGCATAATGGCATTATAGAAAATTACAAAGAGTTAAAAGAGTATTTAGAAAAGCAAGGTGTTAAATTTATAAGCCAAACAGATACTGAAGTTGTGGTTCATATGTTTGAGTATCTAAATAGAAGTGAAAAAGATCCATTTATCGCTTTTGAAAAAACTATTGCAAAGCTAGTTGGCTCATTTGCCATACTTATCATCACAAAAGCAGCGCCAGATAAGATATTTTTTGCCAAAAATGCTGTGCCGTTGATAGTTGGAAAAAGCGATGAAGATGAGATAATCTTTAGCTCATCAGACGCTCCACTTATCGGGCTTGCAAAAGAGGCGATTTATCTTGAAGATGGCATGTATGGAGTCGCGCAAATGGGTGAAGTTAAAATTTACCAACAAAAAAAGCTCATCACTTGCACCCCACAACTTCTACCTGCTGATAAAAGCTACGCACAAAAAGAGGGATATCGCTTTTTTATGGAAAAAGAGATTTATGAGCAAAGTCAAGTGGCAAGCGAAACTTTAATGGGTAGAATAAAATATAATAAAATAAATCTTGAAGAAATCAACTCGCAAATCTTTGATGATATCGATGAAATCGTGCTTTGTGCGTGTGGAACAAGCTATCATGCAGCCCTTGCTGCAAGCTATCTTTTTGAAAGAATTGCAAAAATCAGAGCTAAAGTTGAAACAGCAAGCGAATTTAGATATAGAGATCCAGTTTTAAACAAAAACTCGCTTTTTGTCGTTATCTCCCAAAGCGGCGAAACAGCCGATACATTAGAAGCTTTAAAAATCGCTAAAAATGCAGGGTTAAAAACTCTTGCGATTTGTAATGTTGATAACAGCTCGATTGTCCGCCTTGCTGGAAATGTCTTGCTAACTCGCGCTGGTATCGAAAAAGGCGTGGCAAGTACAAAAGCCTTTGCAACGCAGGTTTTAACACTTTGGATGGTGGTTTTATACATCGCTCAAATTAGAAAAACCATAGATGAAGAGACTTTACACAGCGAGATAAAAGCCCTTCTTCACATACCACAAGTTTTAAATATACCAGATGGTTTGCATGAGAAGATTCACCGCATGAGTAAACACTACTTGCACGGACATGGCTTTTTCTTTATCGGGCGAGATATATTTTATCCGCTTGCACTTGAAGGGGCTTTAAAACTTAAAGAAATCAGCTATCTTCATGCCGAAGGATACGCAAGTGGTGAGATGAAGCACGGTCCAATCGCCCTAGTTGATGAAGGACTTTTTACAGTTGCGCTACTTCCACAAAATGTGCTTTATGAAAAAACAAAGAGCAATGTTGAAGAGATTGCAGCACGCGATGGATATGTGCTAACTCTTAGTCCGCTTGAGTTTGAGTTAAGCGATGATTTTATAAAAACAAGCAAGCAAAACCACGCTATGAGCGAGTTTTTTGAGATGATGGTTGCACTTCAGCTTCTTGCACTTGAAATTTCTATACGTTTAGGAAATGATGTTGATATGCCAAGAAATTTAGCAAAAAGTGTAACAGTAGAGTAA